From a region of the Podospora pseudopauciseta strain CBS 411.78 chromosome 7 map unlocalized CBS411.78m_7, whole genome shotgun sequence genome:
- the TOS9 gene encoding Gluconate transport-inducing protein required for gluconate-H+ symport (COG:K; EggNog:ENOG503NY1J) → MSSRASSTSSPVVPLEPTWTGFIPDTGNALAIVEAALRGHLNMIPRRPHDKERDEVIRSGNVFLYDLNTSGIKRWTDGRDWSPSRIQHNWLVYREIDRQSNGRNKKAAKKAETGEITTGGITKKAPSSARNNTQNIRGHGAGNREAAAGRVIELANGKKVPHEGEMGMQKLIGSLVGGYPFKKGGLIKRTMSFESEKLHLQLVTYMSMEDYASGLYSTPYQHAHIRDCFPRQELLQSNFRFFYMDDLGLFEPMYEPMRQQLAYHQALIANPPGAAVFHPHYGLVPHGMPPPGLVPHGMPPPPPPPLAPHNMPPFALAPHDTPAHGLAPNGMQARMQAGMHEQPPALDMVNYPMQDHSNPHSPDYRQDAYTLGSTGQQAQDVGGQEPRSSLVGHPALQTQAEDYGGVPDAPFGDNYGAGMAVDYHSPMYQPHHFPSMQYGSHAMDQNAYPGQEGTYPSRNGSYDGADGAYEARDMAYAEGDMAYPGQILVDYLENNNQHLPQTPDSNHLPPSST, encoded by the coding sequence ATGTCGAGTCGCGCATCTAGCACATCATCGCCCGTGGTGCCATTGGAGCCCACATGGACAGGCTTCATACCAGATACCGGCAACGCGCTTGCCATCGTGGAGGCTGCTCTCCGTGGTCACCTCAATATGATTCCGCGGCGCCCTCACGACAAAGAGCGCGACGAAGTCATCCGAAGCGGCAATGTGTTTCTCTATGACCTGAATACCTCGGGCATCAAGCGCTGGACTGACGGCCGGGACTGGAGTCCTAGCCGCATCCAACATAATTGGCTCGTTTACCGTGAGATCGATCGCCAATCCAACGGCAGGAATAAGAAGGCAGCGAAGAAGGCGGAAACCGGCGaaatcaccaccggcggAATCACCAAAAAGGCACCCAGCTCTGCCCGCAACAACACGCAGAACATACGGGGTCACGGCGCTGGAAACCGAGAGGCTGCCGCCGGCAGGGTTATCGAGCTGGCGAATGGAAAAAAGGTCCCACACGAAGGCGAGATGGGCATGCAGAAGCTGATAGGCTCGCTGGTTGGGGGCTATCCCTTCAAAAAGGGAGGTCTGATCAAGCGAACCATGAGTTTCGAGTCGGAAAAATTGCATCTGCAGCTGGTCACTTACATGAGCATGGAAGACTATGCGTCCGGGCTTTACAGCACCCCCTATCAACACGCTCACATTCGTGACTGCTTCCCCCGACAAGAGCTGCTCCAAAGTAACTTCCGCTTCTTTTACATGGACGATCTGGGGCTCTTCGAGCCCATGTATGAACCAATGCGTCAACAACTAGCCTATCATCAGGCTTTGATCGCGAACCCGCCGGGCGCGGCCGTTTTTCACCCCCACTATGGTCTGGTCCCCCACGGCATGCCTCCTCCTGGTCTGGTTCCTCACGGcatgcctcctcctcctcctcctcctctggctcCCCACAACATGCCTCCTTTTGCTCTGGCTCCCCACGACACGCCTGCCCACGGTCTGGCTCCTAACGGCATGCAGGCCAGGATGCAGGCCGGGATGCACGAGCAACCCCCAGCACTTGACATGGTCAACTACCCCATGCAGGATCACAGCAACCCTCATTCTCCCGACTACCGACAGGATGCTTACACTCTGGGCAGCACAGGCCAGCAGGCTCAGGACGTTGGTGGTCAAGAGCCGAGGAGCTCGCTGGTTGGTCATCCAGCCTTGCAGACTCAAGCCGAAGATTATGGCGGTGTTCCGGATGCCCCATTTGGCGACAACTATGGCGCTGGCATGGCTGTAGACTACCACTCTCCCATGTACCAGCCCCATCACTTCCCCAGCATGCAGTATGGGTCGCACGCCATGGATCAGAATGCCTACCCCGGACAAGAAGGAACGTATCCGTCGCGGAACGGGTCCTATGATGGGGCAGATGGGGCCTATGAGGCTAGGGACATGGCCTATGCGGAGGGGGACATGGCCTATCCAGGACAGATTCTGGTGGACTATCTtgaaaacaacaaccagcatCTCCCACAGACACCTGACAGcaaccaccttcctccctccagcacctag